A single Natrinema sp. HArc-T2 DNA region contains:
- a CDS encoding TIGR00341 family protein: protein MRLVQVLIPEGNRDSVIAALDEQELDYAIFEETGRGEFEAMVQFPVPPTGVEPVLDNLRAAGVSESAYTIVLPTETVVSTRIQALQALYPGDRLSRDELKANAEGLAPELATYFAFIVLSTVIATGGLLLNSSATIIGAMVVAPLMGPAITASAGSVLADRELAARGVALQVTGLLLAIAVAAVLGWLLKGTVIVPPGTDIRTIPQVAERTSPGFLSLFIAFGSGIAGAISVSRGSGSTLVGVAIAVALIPPAATAGLGIAWEHPGVTGSASVLVLVNLLAINLSALVIFWFSGYRPEVTDKHGAVRASVLKRVAVLVVALVGLSVVLGLVTYGSYQTSTFERQATAETEQFFDQPELSEYELESVEVDYDSQDILLRDHPTVSVIVGRPSDAVVPPDIADRLDRRLEETTGQNVAVRIGFVIGLESEPIPPTTGTSTSAVAISAPRAERSFAPVELDESGGATKTVDERVTPQWPIRR from the coding sequence ATGCGGCTCGTGCAGGTGTTGATTCCGGAGGGGAACCGCGATTCGGTCATAGCGGCATTGGACGAACAGGAACTCGACTACGCTATCTTCGAGGAAACGGGCCGAGGCGAATTCGAAGCAATGGTGCAGTTCCCGGTGCCACCGACCGGCGTCGAACCAGTCCTCGACAACCTGCGTGCCGCCGGCGTCAGCGAGAGTGCGTACACCATCGTATTGCCGACCGAGACTGTCGTCTCGACTCGAATACAGGCGCTGCAGGCGCTCTATCCCGGGGACCGACTCTCGCGCGATGAATTGAAGGCGAACGCAGAGGGTCTCGCACCGGAACTCGCGACGTATTTCGCGTTCATCGTGCTCAGTACCGTCATCGCCACAGGAGGGTTGTTGCTCAACTCCTCGGCGACGATCATCGGCGCGATGGTCGTCGCACCGCTGATGGGACCGGCGATCACCGCGAGCGCCGGCAGCGTCCTGGCGGATCGCGAGCTGGCGGCCCGAGGCGTCGCGCTGCAGGTCACCGGCCTCCTGCTTGCGATCGCCGTCGCAGCTGTGCTCGGATGGCTACTCAAGGGGACGGTAATCGTCCCGCCCGGAACCGATATCCGGACGATTCCACAGGTCGCAGAGCGGACGAGTCCCGGCTTCCTCTCGCTGTTTATCGCGTTCGGCTCAGGAATCGCCGGCGCGATCAGCGTCTCGCGTGGCTCCGGGTCGACGCTCGTGGGCGTCGCGATCGCGGTCGCGCTCATCCCTCCCGCGGCGACGGCAGGACTCGGCATCGCGTGGGAACATCCCGGGGTGACCGGGAGCGCCTCAGTGTTGGTGTTGGTCAATCTCCTGGCGATCAACCTCTCTGCGCTGGTGATCTTCTGGTTCAGCGGGTACCGGCCCGAGGTGACGGATAAACATGGCGCTGTGCGCGCCTCGGTACTCAAGCGCGTCGCGGTGCTCGTCGTCGCGCTGGTCGGGCTGTCGGTCGTGCTCGGACTGGTCACGTACGGGTCCTACCAGACGTCGACGTTCGAGCGCCAGGCGACCGCCGAAACGGAGCAGTTCTTCGACCAGCCCGAGCTCTCGGAGTACGAACTCGAGAGCGTCGAAGTTGACTACGACTCCCAAGATATCCTTCTCAGAGACCACCCGACCGTCTCGGTCATCGTCGGACGGCCGAGTGATGCAGTTGTTCCACCGGATATCGCGGACCGCCTCGATCGGCGTCTCGAAGAAACGACCGGTCAGAACGTTGCCGTTCGGATCGGATTCGTCATCGGCCTGGAGTCCGAACCGATTCCCCCGACGACAGGGACCTCGACGAGTGCGGTGGCGATCAGTGCGCCCCGCGCGGAGCGGTCGTTCGCGCCGGTCGAGCTGGACGAGTCGGGCGGTGCCACAAAAACGGTTGACGAGCGAGTCACGCCGCAGTGGCCGATTCGTCGCTGA
- a CDS encoding TMEM175 family protein — translation MEHLFRRDADETDRLIALSDGVIAIAITLLVLEITVPTVPAGSSLSVLPELVLEQWDEFVGYALSFLVIGLYWMLHRHVFVYIEQHDRGLLWLNLLFLLMVAFVPYGTSLFTTYPNQFGISVYAGVLALTGFSLALLWGYASRKELVEEGLTSRIALIQEARFLASPLVFILSIGVAAVDPMLAVLTWVLLIPINAVLQSRLVDSLERASRQPQ, via the coding sequence ATGGAGCATCTCTTTCGCCGAGACGCCGACGAAACGGATCGACTCATTGCGCTGAGCGACGGTGTGATCGCGATCGCGATCACGCTGTTAGTGCTCGAAATTACGGTCCCGACCGTCCCGGCGGGCAGTTCGCTGTCGGTCCTCCCGGAGCTCGTGCTCGAGCAGTGGGACGAGTTCGTCGGCTACGCGCTGAGCTTTCTGGTTATCGGGCTCTACTGGATGCTTCACCGTCACGTCTTCGTCTACATCGAACAGCACGATCGAGGCCTTCTCTGGCTCAATCTTTTATTTTTGCTGATGGTTGCGTTCGTTCCGTACGGGACGAGTCTGTTCACCACCTATCCGAATCAGTTCGGGATCTCAGTCTACGCGGGCGTGCTGGCACTGACCGGATTCAGTCTCGCGCTCCTGTGGGGCTACGCGTCACGGAAAGAGCTCGTAGAGGAAGGGCTCACGTCTCGGATCGCACTCATTCAGGAAGCCCGGTTTCTCGCCTCGCCACTGGTATTCATCCTCTCGATCGGCGTTGCGGCCGTCGATCCGATGTTGGCCGTTCTCACCTGGGTGCTCCTGATTCCGATCAACGCCGTGTTACAGTCACGGCTCGTCGATAGTCTGGAACGTGCCTCTCGACAGCCCCAGTGA
- a CDS encoding calcium-translocating P-type ATPase, PMCA-type — MADPPHEQPWSRVLETLESNPNGLTSDEVRRRREEYGANDIVEGGGRTPVDIFVAQFDSVLIWVLIVAAVLSVWAGHTVDAVLIGIIVIANGIFGFVQDYRAERSLESLREMAAPTATVRRDGEVVDIDAQEIVPGDIVVLRGGDVVPADGRLLEETDLQVDEAALTGESVPVSKSTAPVESGTPIAERTSMVYKGTNVTRGKGVAVITETGMETAVGAIARELATTEETETPLQTELDRLGRTLGVGVLALSALVAPLLLLRGTDPVQAALTAVSLAVAAIPEGLPAVVTLALALGVRRMSDENALVRRLPAVEALGAVDVVCTDKTGTLTKGQMTVSRLWVNDAVLDVDGETEDEQLADRKALLLRIGALCNDATLEEGDPTEQALLEAADRRGLDLEELRTEHPRTGEVPFSSDRKWMGTVHDDVGYIKGAPEVVVDHCDRILTADGPVALTDERRDRIETTVREFGDDALRVLAMAYREDPAGPDDLADGLTFVGLAGMIDPPRAEVADAIAATEHAGIDVKMVTGDNVRTAGAIASELGIGSEVLEGREIEDLDADRLRERVEAVDVFARTSPEHKVRILRALQDRGHNVAMTGDGVNDAPALKNADIGVAMGIRGTDVARQASDMVLLDDNYATIERAIERGRTIFDNIWKFVAYLLSANVGEVALVFIASLYGYLILPAVQLLWINLVTDGLPALALGSDPKSEDVMDRSPRDREQGIIGRPMFVMIGGMGAVTTIVLLALMFYTLEGAPTVTPRTMTLVFTGFVFLELVGLYVIRWLRETPILSNGWLTASVVVSILLHLSVLYTPLSEYFGTVPLDVADWGLIAVVLAVCLPGYLGVAVLVKRMQD, encoded by the coding sequence ATGGCTGACCCGCCACATGAGCAGCCGTGGTCGCGCGTTCTCGAGACTCTCGAGTCGAACCCCAACGGGCTGACGAGCGACGAGGTGCGCCGGCGACGGGAGGAATACGGCGCGAACGATATCGTCGAAGGCGGGGGGCGGACGCCGGTCGACATTTTCGTCGCCCAGTTCGACAGCGTCCTGATCTGGGTGCTGATCGTGGCGGCTGTGCTCTCGGTCTGGGCGGGTCACACTGTCGACGCGGTTCTGATTGGGATTATCGTCATCGCGAACGGCATCTTCGGTTTCGTTCAGGATTACCGGGCTGAGCGGAGCCTCGAGTCGCTGCGCGAGATGGCCGCGCCGACGGCTACCGTCCGCCGAGACGGCGAGGTGGTCGATATCGATGCTCAGGAGATCGTTCCCGGCGACATCGTCGTCTTGCGCGGCGGCGATGTCGTCCCTGCCGACGGTCGGTTGCTCGAGGAGACCGACCTCCAGGTCGACGAAGCGGCACTGACCGGCGAAAGCGTGCCGGTCTCGAAGTCGACCGCGCCGGTCGAGTCGGGGACGCCGATCGCGGAGCGGACGAGTATGGTCTACAAGGGGACGAACGTCACTCGCGGCAAGGGTGTGGCCGTCATTACCGAGACGGGGATGGAGACGGCGGTCGGTGCGATCGCCCGCGAACTCGCCACGACCGAGGAGACGGAGACGCCGTTACAGACCGAACTCGATCGGCTGGGTCGCACGCTCGGTGTCGGCGTCCTCGCTCTCTCCGCGCTGGTCGCCCCGCTGTTGCTCCTGCGCGGAACTGACCCCGTTCAGGCTGCGCTCACAGCCGTCTCGCTTGCTGTCGCCGCCATTCCGGAGGGATTGCCAGCGGTGGTCACGCTCGCGCTCGCACTCGGTGTCCGGCGGATGTCCGACGAGAACGCGCTCGTCCGTCGACTCCCGGCAGTGGAAGCGCTGGGTGCTGTCGACGTCGTCTGTACGGACAAGACCGGGACGCTCACGAAAGGGCAGATGACTGTCAGCAGGCTCTGGGTCAACGACGCGGTCCTCGACGTCGACGGCGAGACAGAGGACGAGCAACTCGCCGACCGCAAAGCCCTGCTCTTGCGAATCGGCGCGCTCTGTAACGACGCGACGCTCGAGGAAGGCGACCCGACCGAACAGGCCTTGCTCGAGGCGGCCGACCGTCGCGGGCTCGATCTCGAGGAGCTCCGAACCGAGCACCCCCGAACCGGCGAGGTGCCGTTCTCCTCGGATCGAAAGTGGATGGGGACGGTTCACGACGACGTCGGCTACATCAAAGGTGCGCCGGAGGTCGTTGTCGACCACTGCGACCGAATTCTGACCGCCGATGGTCCGGTGGCGCTGACCGATGAGCGTCGCGACCGGATCGAGACGACAGTTCGCGAGTTCGGTGATGACGCATTGCGCGTGCTAGCGATGGCTTACCGCGAGGACCCAGCCGGTCCCGACGACCTCGCGGACGGGCTGACGTTCGTCGGACTGGCTGGCATGATCGACCCACCGCGAGCGGAGGTTGCCGATGCGATCGCAGCGACGGAACACGCCGGCATCGACGTGAAGATGGTCACCGGCGACAACGTCCGCACAGCCGGTGCGATCGCCAGCGAACTCGGGATCGGCTCTGAAGTGCTCGAAGGTCGGGAGATCGAGGACCTAGATGCTGACCGATTGCGCGAGCGCGTCGAGGCTGTCGATGTGTTCGCGCGCACGTCGCCGGAACACAAGGTTCGAATCCTGCGGGCGCTGCAGGACCGGGGCCACAACGTGGCGATGACCGGCGACGGCGTCAACGACGCGCCGGCGCTAAAAAACGCCGATATCGGCGTTGCGATGGGAATCCGCGGGACGGACGTCGCCAGACAGGCCTCGGATATGGTCTTGCTCGACGACAACTACGCAACGATCGAGCGCGCGATCGAGCGCGGGCGAACGATCTTCGACAACATCTGGAAGTTCGTCGCCTACCTCCTCAGTGCGAACGTCGGCGAGGTGGCGCTCGTCTTCATCGCATCGCTGTACGGCTATCTCATCCTACCTGCAGTGCAGTTGCTGTGGATTAATCTAGTGACCGACGGGCTGCCGGCGCTGGCGCTCGGGTCGGATCCGAAAAGCGAAGACGTGATGGACCGGTCGCCACGCGACCGCGAGCAGGGGATCATCGGTCGCCCGATGTTCGTCATGATCGGCGGCATGGGTGCCGTGACCACGATCGTCCTCCTCGCGCTCATGTTCTACACCCTCGAGGGAGCGCCCACCGTCACTCCGCGCACGATGACGCTCGTATTCACCGGCTTCGTCTTCCTCGAACTCGTCGGACTCTACGTCATCCGATGGCTGCGCGAGACGCCGATACTGTCGAACGGGTGGCTCACGGCGTCCGTCGTGGTTTCGATTCTGCTGCACCTCTCGGTGCTGTATACCCCACTCTCCGAGTATTTCGGGACGGTGCCACTCGACGTGGCTGACTGGGGTCTTATCGCCGTTGTCCTCGCTGTTTGTCTGCCGGGGTATCTTGGGGTTGCCGTCCTCGTCAAGCGCATGCAGGACTGA
- a CDS encoding CNNM domain-containing protein, which yields MDALEISLRLVAGIGLILANAFFVAIEFALTRVRQYPESTFDEPGLRRAWEMTDDLEIYLTSCQVGISATSIAVGIVAEPALATIIGSVFANTALASAGAGAILAFVIINLLHLTHGEQTPTYLGVERTKFVARYGATPLYWFAWLLSPVIWFGDAVAKWTLRRFDIEMTGAWLETETEIIETRADLRNRLTSVLERGDLPEDRREEILNAFTVGDRPVEAEMTPVEDVVFLSTDASVEENIDRIGSSPHTRFPLIDGTPEAFVGIVYAPTVVDRIDELRAGDVTFEDLATPPMTLPAETHVSDAIDDLQAANQELALVEADGDIVGLLTATDALEALVGAFEDPLDVNDI from the coding sequence ATGGACGCCCTCGAGATCAGTCTCCGCCTGGTTGCCGGCATCGGGCTCATTCTCGCGAACGCCTTCTTCGTCGCGATCGAATTCGCACTCACGCGCGTCCGACAGTACCCCGAATCGACGTTCGACGAGCCAGGCCTTCGCCGCGCATGGGAAATGACCGACGACCTCGAGATCTATCTCACGAGCTGTCAGGTCGGGATCAGCGCGACGAGCATCGCCGTCGGTATCGTCGCCGAACCGGCGCTCGCGACGATCATCGGGTCGGTCTTCGCGAACACCGCACTCGCATCTGCAGGTGCCGGTGCGATCCTCGCGTTCGTCATCATCAACCTCCTCCATCTCACGCACGGCGAACAGACGCCGACCTACCTCGGCGTCGAGCGAACGAAGTTCGTCGCCAGATACGGGGCGACGCCGCTATACTGGTTCGCGTGGCTGCTCTCGCCCGTGATCTGGTTCGGCGACGCCGTCGCGAAGTGGACGCTCCGACGCTTCGACATCGAGATGACCGGCGCCTGGCTCGAGACCGAAACCGAGATTATCGAAACGCGTGCGGATCTCCGCAACCGACTCACGTCGGTCCTCGAGCGGGGCGACCTTCCCGAAGACCGCCGAGAGGAAATCCTCAACGCGTTTACCGTCGGCGACCGCCCGGTCGAAGCCGAGATGACCCCCGTCGAGGACGTGGTGTTCCTCTCGACTGACGCATCGGTCGAGGAAAACATCGACCGGATCGGCTCGAGCCCGCACACGCGGTTTCCGCTGATCGACGGCACGCCCGAAGCGTTCGTCGGGATCGTCTACGCGCCGACGGTCGTCGACCGGATCGACGAGCTTCGGGCCGGCGACGTGACGTTCGAGGACCTCGCGACGCCGCCGATGACGCTTCCTGCCGAGACACACGTCAGCGACGCGATCGACGACCTCCAGGCTGCGAATCAGGAACTCGCACTCGTCGAAGCCGACGGCGACATCGTCGGGCTACTGACGGCGACGGACGCTCTCGAGGCGCTGGTCGGCGCGTTTGAGGATCCGCTCGACGTCAACGATATTTAA
- a CDS encoding MBL fold metallo-hydrolase: MDDMDFPTPDVEVESVSPSELKASIDAGEDVTLLDVRAESEYEEWHIDGDSVESINIPYFEFLEDELDEDVLAQIPDDREVTVLCAKGGSSEFVAATLKDRGYDANQLAEGMNGWARIYERVEVSEYDGAGTLYQYQRPSSGCLGYLVVDGDEAAVIDPLRAFTDRYLNDADELGVDLQYAIDTHIHADHISGVRALDAVGVEGVIPEASVQRGVTYADDVTLAEDGDEFPVGDATIETVYTPGHTSGMTSYLVDDSLLATGDGLFIESVARPDLEEGDDGAPEAASQLYESLQERVLSLSDETLIGGAHFSDAAEPAADGTYTAPIGQLVDEMDALTMDEDDFVELILSDMPPRPANYEDIIPTNLGQQEADDDEAFELELGPNNCAASQESLAGD, translated from the coding sequence ATGGACGACATGGACTTCCCAACCCCAGATGTCGAGGTCGAATCGGTCTCTCCCAGCGAACTCAAAGCAAGCATCGACGCAGGCGAGGACGTGACGCTCCTCGACGTGCGTGCGGAATCGGAGTACGAGGAGTGGCACATCGACGGCGACAGCGTCGAGTCGATCAACATCCCGTACTTCGAGTTCCTCGAGGACGAGCTCGACGAGGACGTTCTTGCACAGATTCCCGACGACCGTGAAGTGACGGTCCTCTGTGCGAAAGGTGGCTCGAGCGAGTTCGTCGCGGCCACGCTCAAAGACCGTGGCTACGACGCAAACCAGCTCGCGGAGGGAATGAACGGCTGGGCACGCATTTACGAACGCGTCGAAGTGTCCGAGTACGACGGCGCGGGCACGCTCTACCAGTACCAGCGCCCCTCCTCGGGCTGTCTGGGCTACCTCGTCGTCGACGGCGACGAGGCCGCAGTCATCGATCCGCTACGCGCGTTCACGGACCGGTACCTCAACGACGCCGACGAGCTCGGTGTCGACCTGCAGTACGCGATCGATACGCACATCCACGCCGACCACATCTCCGGCGTGCGTGCACTCGATGCCGTCGGTGTCGAGGGTGTCATCCCCGAAGCGTCGGTCCAGCGTGGCGTCACCTACGCCGACGACGTAACCCTGGCCGAGGACGGCGACGAGTTCCCGGTCGGCGACGCCACGATCGAGACTGTTTACACGCCCGGGCACACCTCCGGGATGACCTCGTACCTGGTCGACGACTCGCTGCTGGCGACCGGTGACGGCCTGTTCATCGAGAGCGTCGCTCGGCCCGACTTGGAAGAGGGTGACGACGGCGCACCCGAGGCCGCGTCCCAACTTTACGAGAGCCTGCAGGAGCGCGTGCTCTCCCTGTCCGACGAGACGCTGATCGGTGGCGCCCACTTCAGCGACGCCGCTGAACCCGCCGCCGACGGCACCTACACCGCGCCGATCGGCCAGCTCGTCGACGAGATGGACGCGCTCACGATGGACGAAGACGACTTCGTCGAGCTCATCCTCTCGGATATGCCCCCGCGACCGGCCAACTACGAGGACATCATTCCGACGAACCTCGGCCAGCAGGAGGCTGACGACGACGAAGCCTTCGAACTCGAGCTCGGCCCGAACAACTGTGCCGCCAGCCAGGAATCGCTCGCTGGCGACTGA
- a CDS encoding sulfurtransferase TusA family protein yields the protein MSSEYQIAETLDVKGASCPMPVVQTKSAIDDLAEGEILEVVATDSGSMSDLDGWATGTDGVELLEQVEDGDVYKHYVEKTA from the coding sequence ATGAGTTCGGAATATCAGATCGCGGAGACGCTCGACGTGAAAGGTGCATCGTGTCCCATGCCGGTTGTCCAAACGAAGTCCGCCATTGACGACCTCGCTGAGGGCGAGATCCTCGAAGTAGTCGCGACGGACTCGGGCAGCATGAGCGACCTCGACGGTTGGGCAACCGGTACAGACGGCGTCGAGCTGCTCGAGCAGGTCGAGGACGGCGACGTCTACAAACACTACGTGGAAAAGACGGCCTAA
- a CDS encoding cytochrome ubiquinol oxidase subunit I has translation MIDPVTGSRLQFALTTIVHIIFPVMSMGLAPFLVYFTWKELRTGKAIYEQLRRFWTRIFAVSFVVGTVTGIVLEFEFGTNFAAFSTTAGELFGGPLALEGMMAFMLEATFLGIFVFGRERVGNALYMISAVAVALGTWLSAVWILIANSWMQTPRGYELASENGQPIVQLVDPIAAYANPRFPWMFVHMQNAAVESVALFMAGLGAYFVFRHHVWGYPVENVDFWETTLKFGLIALLITAPLQVFHGDLYARHVFETQPQKFAAMEAVWETDSYVPEYIVAFPTSIQDLLDPRAKEIFGIGIPGGASWLASGGDPQATIQGLEQFPGPQPPVALVFWSFRIMVALGFWFILLAVWGGYRWWRGELLEDDLLHKALMASAPLGILAVELGWVVTEVGRQPWVIQGVLQTNDAVSPGLTGGEATITLVGFAVVYLGLLALYTYVIARLIRAGPPDGEDLAVREKPETPTSEVSVDD, from the coding sequence ATGATCGACCCAGTTACCGGCAGTCGGCTACAGTTCGCACTCACGACGATCGTCCACATTATCTTCCCCGTGATGAGTATGGGGCTCGCCCCGTTTCTCGTCTACTTCACGTGGAAGGAGCTTCGCACCGGGAAGGCCATCTACGAGCAGTTACGTCGGTTCTGGACCCGGATCTTCGCCGTCAGCTTCGTCGTCGGCACCGTGACGGGGATCGTCCTCGAGTTCGAGTTTGGCACCAACTTCGCGGCGTTTTCGACGACCGCCGGTGAGCTGTTCGGCGGCCCGCTCGCGCTCGAGGGGATGATGGCGTTCATGCTCGAGGCGACGTTTCTGGGGATTTTCGTCTTCGGCCGCGAGCGCGTCGGGAACGCCCTCTACATGATTTCTGCGGTCGCCGTCGCCCTCGGAACCTGGCTGTCGGCGGTCTGGATCCTGATCGCCAACTCCTGGATGCAGACCCCACGCGGCTACGAACTGGCCTCTGAGAACGGCCAACCGATCGTCCAGCTGGTCGATCCGATCGCGGCCTACGCGAATCCCCGGTTCCCGTGGATGTTCGTCCACATGCAAAACGCCGCCGTCGAATCCGTCGCGTTGTTTATGGCTGGCCTCGGAGCCTACTTCGTCTTCAGACACCACGTCTGGGGGTATCCGGTCGAGAACGTCGACTTCTGGGAGACGACGCTCAAGTTCGGCCTCATCGCGCTGTTGATCACCGCGCCGTTGCAGGTGTTCCACGGCGACCTGTACGCACGCCACGTCTTCGAGACCCAGCCACAGAAGTTCGCCGCGATGGAGGCCGTCTGGGAAACCGACTCCTACGTCCCCGAGTACATCGTCGCGTTCCCGACGAGTATCCAAGATCTGCTCGATCCGCGGGCCAAGGAGATCTTCGGTATCGGCATCCCCGGCGGGGCATCGTGGCTCGCCAGCGGCGGCGACCCACAGGCGACGATTCAGGGCCTCGAGCAGTTCCCCGGTCCCCAGCCGCCCGTCGCGCTCGTCTTCTGGTCGTTCCGGATCATGGTCGCACTCGGCTTCTGGTTTATTCTGCTCGCCGTCTGGGGCGGCTACCGCTGGTGGCGAGGTGAGTTGCTCGAGGACGATCTCCTTCACAAGGCGCTGATGGCCTCGGCGCCGCTTGGCATCCTCGCAGTCGAGTTGGGCTGGGTCGTCACGGAAGTCGGTCGCCAGCCGTGGGTGATTCAGGGCGTCTTGCAGACGAACGACGCCGTTTCCCCAGGGCTGACGGGTGGCGAGGCGACGATAACGCTCGTCGGGTTCGCAGTCGTCTATCTCGGACTACTCGCGCTCTATACATACGTCATCGCTCGTCTCATCCGGGCCGGTCCGCCCGACGGGGAAGACCTCGCGGTGCGAGAGAAACCGGAGACGCCCACCTCGGAGGTAAGCGTCGATGACTGA
- the cydB gene encoding cytochrome d ubiquinol oxidase subunit II yields MTDTGTLASGPLFGLPLADLWFGLVFFIFAMFLFLDGFDFGVGALFATRAANDEREQLLAAIGPFWDGNEVWLVVFGGAMFAAFPPVYANLFSRYYLLMFAILGALIIRGLAPEMYEQRHDDAWQRWWGRAFVVGSLTAPFFLGMFTANWLLGATAILTLPGVVVGLAVVALTVVDGVAFLRLKTRGDLRADLQTDGYRALGAYLVLLVLSLGTIYATAPDLRPALRSIPVVGLVVVTLVLAGVYAAATRVDRYYVAFASAAGLVFALVSVVAGLMYPEIDRASGLTVETAIVSTLPLNLMSIGAAILLPLVFVYFGVLYIAFSGPIEAGESY; encoded by the coding sequence ATGACTGACACCGGGACGCTCGCGAGCGGGCCGCTGTTCGGGCTGCCGCTGGCAGACCTGTGGTTCGGTCTGGTGTTTTTCATCTTCGCGATGTTTCTGTTTCTCGATGGGTTCGACTTTGGGGTCGGTGCACTGTTCGCAACGCGGGCTGCCAACGACGAACGCGAGCAGTTGCTGGCCGCGATCGGACCGTTCTGGGACGGCAACGAGGTGTGGCTCGTCGTCTTCGGCGGTGCCATGTTCGCGGCCTTTCCGCCCGTCTACGCCAATCTCTTTAGCCGGTACTACCTGCTAATGTTCGCGATTTTGGGCGCACTCATCATCCGAGGGCTTGCACCGGAGATGTACGAACAGCGCCACGACGACGCGTGGCAGCGCTGGTGGGGACGCGCGTTCGTCGTCGGTAGCCTCACCGCCCCGTTCTTTCTTGGGATGTTTACGGCGAACTGGCTCCTCGGTGCGACGGCGATCCTGACGTTGCCGGGTGTCGTCGTCGGACTGGCTGTCGTCGCACTGACCGTCGTCGACGGCGTAGCCTTCCTTCGATTGAAGACGCGGGGTGACCTGCGTGCCGACCTCCAAACGGACGGCTATCGCGCACTCGGTGCGTATCTCGTCCTGCTCGTGCTATCACTTGGCACTATCTACGCGACGGCGCCCGACCTGCGACCGGCGTTGCGTTCCATCCCGGTTGTCGGGCTCGTCGTCGTGACACTCGTCCTCGCCGGCGTCTACGCCGCGGCGACACGGGTGGATCGCTACTACGTCGCGTTTGCAAGCGCCGCCGGGCTCGTCTTCGCGCTGGTCAGCGTCGTCGCAGGGCTGATGTATCCCGAAATCGATCGCGCCAGCGGACTGACAGTCGAGACGGCCATCGTCTCGACGCTCCCGCTCAATCTCATGTCCATCGGAGCCGCGATCTTGCTCCCACTCGTCTTCGTCTACTTCGGCGTCCTTTACATCGCGTTCAGCGGGCCAATCGAAGCGGGTGAGTCGTACTGA
- a CDS encoding rubrerythrin-like domain-containing protein has translation MGSTKQIRKNLYECMVCGARMNAHHQAVCANCSGEMRNLSNTRE, from the coding sequence ATGGGATCAACTAAACAGATACGGAAAAATCTGTACGAATGTATGGTGTGTGGAGCACGAATGAACGCACACCATCAAGCTGTCTGTGCGAACTGTTCGGGAGAGATGCGGAATCTCAGTAATACGCGGGAGTGA
- a CDS encoding CBS domain-containing protein: MPVQNLARSDIVTAAPDESIQELATTMQDEGVGCVVITDDGTPVGIVTDRDLVVRLLASGTDPNEVLAEDVMSEDLCTIEDRAGFYHATELMSEHGVRRLPVTDSDGTLTGIITIDDLNELLADEQQELAGVIRKQRPPY; the protein is encoded by the coding sequence ATGCCAGTGCAAAATCTCGCACGAAGCGACATCGTCACCGCCGCGCCAGACGAATCGATTCAGGAACTCGCAACGACGATGCAAGACGAAGGTGTCGGCTGTGTTGTGATTACCGACGACGGCACGCCGGTCGGGATCGTGACCGATCGCGATCTGGTGGTGCGACTTCTCGCGTCCGGAACCGATCCGAACGAGGTCCTCGCCGAAGACGTGATGTCGGAAGACCTGTGTACGATCGAAGATCGAGCGGGCTTCTACCACGCCACCGAACTGATGAGCGAACACGGCGTCCGACGGCTTCCCGTGACGGACTCGGACGGCACTCTGACGGGCATCATCACGATCGACGATCTCAACGAACTCCTCGCGGACGAACAACAGGAGCTCGCGGGTGTCATCCGGAAACAGCGACCGCCGTACTGA